One Borreliella afzelii genomic window carries:
- a CDS encoding BlyA family holin: MDTILIFLSTIDNTKLIILGGFIVLAIMPMILAIKPQFKESLNFLIKKLLKNTNKKETK; encoded by the coding sequence ATGGATACAATACTTATTTTTTTGTCAACAATTGACAATACAAAACTCATTATATTGGGAGGATTTATTGTACTGGCAATAATGCCAATGATTTTAGCAATAAAGCCGCAGTTTAAAGAAAGCTTAAACTTTCTTATTAAAAAGCTCTTAAAAAATACAAATAAAAAGGAAACCAAATGA